From a single Pseudorasbora parva isolate DD20220531a chromosome 17, ASM2467924v1, whole genome shotgun sequence genomic region:
- the map10 gene encoding microtubule-associated protein 10 — protein sequence MSAQETLFSLELVIDYIRFDGSRGNVLVPAVGVRFLDFPTLLIYQSGQEDLSSKPGHADLCLSPEALSHKHLFHKGKSCLFKMSLDSLHVHLLNTPLYAMVLDVKDEIPKLIGSSLISLAKAVERIKLDVDKHGISTPTAHGERLFTQICNLMGSSIGAISLAYKIVSLGANLIPHIPVSSVCEVAVTRGEGEQQKSVDAKYKSVVCSEKEEMPPKVCEDRMSLDGQSADVVISEAKQSGLSAFTQTEQSVLWSEDVQEYTAFCPPPLFYSSGLKSQQERKNFTRFHAAMESLNLEDSEDGNNESSAMHEFPEITAGETDRSRKLTSTPKSQHEEMDSAPLGNVIRQLPLLNALLVELSHIQGQMPQQPLSIHPNLAWLYTPAQDLSAHEDQKTIKASPEKRSGKCKRKLLKSASGAKKNEPKRTLKYGLTKTFCLRLKMVQPGLTKRHKCIEYQTIKQDQPTRPASSDRKRLRKSVYRGVYLDETFKTSVSSSEIDPTATRPSSNESLAKHVASFTETTLTERDKKVKINIPSALSDPSEQISGLNDPGVQSFKESSREDSRASSRPHTSNGSLEQEEYQDDFTSLNTTDGYSPDPLSSPEPNRRQTNSASSASSASGQIKDLPVPVKAEKSPQRSLKATHVIRPRLQTSALSLSSDDREDEMESSGSGRYARSGSQSSGPNAPSVLRTFGRSQSFDSDSGGKGMTKDSDNNNPVLNPISDAEEERDKLGSLGLDRNCHHISELVFNKLPGYTL from the exons ATGTCAGCGCAAGAAACTCTCTTCTCGCTGGAACTGGTGATTGATTACATACGCTTTGATGGATCACGTGGCAATGTTTTGGTGCCTGCAGTAGGTGTCCGCTTCTTAGATTTCCCCACACTGCTCATTTACCAATCAGGACAAGAGGATCTCTCATCTAAACCAGGTCATGCTGACCTGTGTCTGTCACCTGAGGCTTTATCTCATAAGCATCTCTTCCATAAAGGCAAATCCTGTCTTTTTAAGATGAGTTTAGACTCGTTGCACGTCCATCTGCTGAACACTCCTCTCTATGCAATGGTGTTGGATGTCAAAGATGAGATTCCCAAACTTATAGGAAGCTCCTTGATATCCCTGGCTAAAGCGGTGGAGAGGATTAAACTAGATGTGGATAAACATGGCATTAGCACTCCAACCGCACATGGAGAGAGACTGTTCACACAAATCTGCAATCTGATGGGAAGCAGCATCGGTGCCATTTCTCTGGCTTATAAGATTGTAAGTCTGGGAGCGAATTTAATTCCTCATATCCCAGTTAGCAGCGTCTGTGAAGTCGCCGTGACCCGTGGAGAAGGTGAACAGCAAAAGTCAGTGGatgcaaaatataaaagtgtggTGTGTAGTGAAAAAGAGGAGATGCCACCAAAAGTGTGTGAGGACCGAATGAGCCTTGATGGACAGTCAGCAGATGTAGTGATATCAGAAGCGAAGCAGTCGGGGCTTTCAGCTTTCACTCAAACCGAGCAGAGTGTCCTGTGGTCTGAAGATGTGCAGGAATACACCGCATTCTGCCCTCCGCCTCTGTTTTACAGCTCCGGCCTGAAGAGCCAACAGGAGAGGAAAA ACTTTACAAGGTTTCATGCAGCAATGGAGAGTCTTAATCTAGAGGATTCAGAAGATGGAAATAATGAATCATCTGCCATGCATGAGTTTCCAGAGATAACAGCTGGAGAGACGGACAGATCGAGAAAGTTGACTTCAACTCCAAAGTCACAGCATGAAGAGATGGATTCAGCTCCGCTTGGGAACGTTATCAGGCAGTTACCACTGCTCAATGCTTTACTAGTTGAACTATCACATATTCAGGGACAGATGCCTCAGCAGCCGCTATCCATTCATCCGAACCTGGCGTGGCTGTACACACCAGCACAGGATCTGTCAGCGCATGAGGATCAGAAAACAATCAAAGCTAGTCCCGAAAAGAGATCTGGCAAATGCAAGAGAAAGTTATTGAAGAGTGCAAGTGGTGCGAAGAAAAATGAACCTAAGAGGACTCTTAAATACGGCTTGACAAAGACGTTTTGTCTCAGACTCAAGATGGTCCAACCAGGTCTAACCAAACGACACAAATGCATCGAATACCAGACCATAAAACAGGACCAGCCAACGAGACCGGCGTCGTCTGACCGGAAACGTCTTCGGAAGTCGGTTTACAGAGGTGTCTACTTAGATGAAACTTTTAAAACATCAGTTAGCAGTTCTGAAATAGATCCAACTGCAACAAGACCAAGTTCAAACGAAAGTCTTGCGAAACATGTTGCATCCTTCACAGAGACGACTTTGACTGAGCGagacaaaaaagtaaaaattaataTTCCAAGTGCTCTGAGTGACCCGAGTGAGCAGATCTCAGGTTTGAACGATCCTGGTGTCCAGAGTTTTAAAGAAAGCAGCAGGGAAGATAGTCGAGCAAGCAGCCGTCCTCACACGAGCAATGGCTCTTTAGAACAAGAAGAGTATCAGGATGACTTCACGAGCCTCAACACGACTGACGGATACTCACCTGACCCGCTCAGCAGTCCAGAGCCAAACAGACGTCAAACAAACAGTGCTTCGAGTGCTTCAAGTGCTTCCGGTCAAATTAAAGATCTTCCTGTTCCTGTCAAAGCAGAGAAGTCTCCACAGCGTTCTCTCAAAGCCACACATGTGATCCGACCACGTCTGCAGACCTCGGCTCTGAGTCTGTCTTCAGACGACCGCGAGGATGAGATGGAGTCCTCTGGGAGCGGCAGATACGCGAGGTCAGGGTCGCAGAGCAGTGGGCCAAACGCTCCATCTGTCCTGAGGACGTTCGGAAGATCACAGAGCTTTGACAGTGACTCTGGTGGTAAGGGCATGACAAAGGACTCAGATAATAATAACCCGGTGCTAAACCCCATATCAGACGCTGAAGAGGAACGGGACAAACTGGGCTCTCTGGGACTGGACAGGAATTGCCATCACATTTCAGAACTGGTCTTCAACAAACTTCCAGGATACACACTGTGA
- the ntpcr gene encoding cancer-related nucleoside-triphosphatase isoform X2, whose translation MMKHVFLTGVPGVGKTTLVKKVCEAMASAAVSVSGFYTEEVRERGRRAGFDVVTLTGDRGRLSRLSTESAAGGREYRVGQYVVDLQSFESLTLPLFRNMCEGRERVFVIDEIGKMELFSQAFIRAVRQTLDGSSCSILGTIPVPKGKPLTLVEEVRSRQDVKIFMVTKENRDTIFDDIVSAVQECLK comes from the exons ATGATGAAGCACGTGTTCCTGACTGGCGTTCCCG GTGTGGGCAAGACGACTCTGGTGAAGAAAGTGTGTGAGGCGATGGCGTCCGCCGCGGTCTCTGTCAGTGGCTTCTACACAGAGGAGGTCCGAGAGAGAGGCAGGAGAGCAGGCTTTGATGTGGTCACACTCACAGGGGATCGAGGACGTCTGTCCAGGCTCAG CACTGAATCGGCCGCAGGTGGACGTGAATACAGGGTCGGACAGTACGTGGTCGATCTTCAGTCGTTTGAGAGTCTCACGCTCCCTCTTTTCAGAAAC ATGTGTGAGGGACGCGAGAGGGTGTTTGTCATCGATGAGATCGGAAAGATGGAGCTGTTCAGTCAGGCGTTTATCCGTGCGGTGAGACAGACTCTGGACGGCTCCAGCTGTTCAATCCTGGGCACCATCCCTGTTCCTAAAGGAAAACCTCTCACGCTGGTGGAGGAAGTGCGCAGCAGACAGGACGTCAAGATATTTATG GTCACAAAGGAAAACCGAGACACGATCTTTGATGACATTGTGTCTGCTGTACAAGAGTGCCTGAAGTAA
- the ntpcr gene encoding cancer-related nucleoside-triphosphatase isoform X1, with protein sequence MASAAVSVSGFYTEEVRERGRRAGFDVVTLTGDRGRLSRLSTESAAGGREYRVGQYVVDLQSFESLTLPLFRNMCEGRERVFVIDEIGKMELFSQAFIRAVRQTLDGSSCSILGTIPVPKGKPLTLVEEVRSRQDVKIFMVTKENRDTIFDDIVSAVQECLK encoded by the exons ATGGCGTCCGCCGCGGTCTCTGTCAGTGGCTTCTACACAGAGGAGGTCCGAGAGAGAGGCAGGAGAGCAGGCTTTGATGTGGTCACACTCACAGGGGATCGAGGACGTCTGTCCAGGCTCAG CACTGAATCGGCCGCAGGTGGACGTGAATACAGGGTCGGACAGTACGTGGTCGATCTTCAGTCGTTTGAGAGTCTCACGCTCCCTCTTTTCAGAAAC ATGTGTGAGGGACGCGAGAGGGTGTTTGTCATCGATGAGATCGGAAAGATGGAGCTGTTCAGTCAGGCGTTTATCCGTGCGGTGAGACAGACTCTGGACGGCTCCAGCTGTTCAATCCTGGGCACCATCCCTGTTCCTAAAGGAAAACCTCTCACGCTGGTGGAGGAAGTGCGCAGCAGACAGGACGTCAAGATATTTATG GTCACAAAGGAAAACCGAGACACGATCTTTGATGACATTGTGTCTGCTGTACAAGAGTGCCTGAAGTAA